The Lycium ferocissimum isolate CSIRO_LF1 chromosome 1, AGI_CSIRO_Lferr_CH_V1, whole genome shotgun sequence genome includes a region encoding these proteins:
- the LOC132064781 gene encoding uncharacterized protein LOC132064781 yields the protein MVAFVQGNEDGMKEKEASQKEKDREFNKSAKSTSNFSHGRSQGGGESQLFKNRSSGPASSEASAPIPRKRHEKEFRMGMDVYLGCDQEGHFQRDFPSARQGTGGNMAQSTNSVAHNFQAQSGCGAVKSSNTGGGQTHLYALAGCQDT from the exons atggttgctttcgtACAAGGTAATGAGGACggaatgaaggaaaaagaggcATCGCAGAAAGAGAAGGATAGAGAGTTCAACAAGAGTGCTAAGTCTACAAGTAATTTTAGCCATGGGAGATCTCAGGGAGGTGGAGAAagtcaactttttaaaaataggtcATCAGGACCCGCTTCTTCTGAAGCTAGTGCACCAATCCCGAG GAAAAGACACGAAAAAGAGTTTCGTATGGGCATGGATGTATATTTGGGGTGTGACCAGGAGGGTCATTTTCAGAGAGATTTCCCATCAGCAAGGCAAGGTACCGGAGGTAATATGGCTCAGTCCACAAATTCAGTAGCTCATAATTTTCAGGCCCAATCAGGGTGTGGTGCAGTTAAGTCTAGTAACACAGGCGGAGGTCAGACTCACTTGTATGCACTAGCAGGTTGTCAAGATACATAG